The proteins below are encoded in one region of Desulfovibrio sp.:
- a CDS encoding Lrp/AsnC family transcriptional regulator: protein MAKEFTDSQKRILALVQGDLPDGAEPFAEVARQAGVSQEEVLELLNGMKERGEIRRFGATLRHQKAGYGSNAMVAWFVDGEDMERVGAFMAARPEISHCYHRVNCMDWPYNLYTMVHAKTREACSETVAELARLSGVEDYDVLESRKEFKKTSMRYF from the coding sequence ATGGCCAAAGAGTTCACCGATTCACAGAAGCGCATCCTGGCCCTTGTGCAGGGTGATCTGCCCGACGGCGCCGAGCCTTTCGCGGAAGTGGCACGGCAGGCCGGGGTGAGCCAGGAAGAGGTCCTGGAGCTTTTGAACGGCATGAAGGAACGCGGCGAGATCAGGCGTTTCGGTGCCACCTTGCGCCACCAGAAGGCCGGATACGGCTCCAACGCCATGGTGGCTTGGTTCGTGGACGGCGAGGACATGGAGCGTGTGGGCGCCTTCATGGCCGCGAGGCCGGAGATCTCCCACTGCTACCACCGGGTCAACTGCATGGACTGGCCCTACAACCTCTACACCATGGTTCACGCCAAGACCCGGGAAGCCTGCAGCGAGACCGTGGCCGAGCTGGCCAGACTCTCCGGCGTGGAGGACTACGACGTGCTGGAAAGCCGAAAGGAATTCAAGAAGACCAGCATGCGGTACTTTTAG
- a CDS encoding HAMP domain-containing protein, translating into MRNLKLGVKIGLGFGILILIAALLGGMAMLNMLTVGKQADRLAQEVAPEVAIANAVERDSLKTMFEMRGYGLTGEHKYWDAASKHLADVEKDLKDARDLAQKYPRLTKLKENADKATAAAAEYKRFANQTREFETALEANRHTMDQAAQTFIKNAYDYLESQNKALKDVLAQPSAESSKVKDRTDKIEWMNDIIDAGNAIRLANFKGQALRDFSHIKDAMKQFDVIFAKEQQIRPLTRQEANIRQLGEVRKGAEAYKEAMLAFMKNWQALEDASKKRVEAADAVLKAAEETSTYGVKVTEELTAEASHSLSTASTIMAIGLLVALIIGVAVAIFITKGITGPVIQGVTFAQKMSEGDMTLDLDVNQKDEIGMLADALREMTRRLNEVMGEVVEGANNVASGSQQLSATSESLSQGASEQAASVEEVSSSMEEMASNIQQNADNSVQTESMALKAAKDAEEGGQAVAQTVGAMKQIAEKISIIEEIARQTNLLALNAAIEAARAGEHGKGFAVVAAEVRKLAERSGHAAAEISSLSSDSVAVAEKAGVMLTAIVPDIKKTAELVQEISAASREQNAGADQINKAIQQLDQVIQQNASASEEMASTSEELSSQAEQLLSTVSFFRLKGTQGMRRQAPKALPAGPSAPRPKAAPRKPASPKGGVVLDLASETHDDDFEKF; encoded by the coding sequence ATGCGCAACTTGAAGCTCGGAGTGAAGATCGGACTGGGATTCGGAATTCTTATCCTTATTGCGGCCCTGCTGGGCGGCATGGCCATGCTGAACATGCTCACCGTGGGCAAACAGGCGGACCGCCTGGCCCAGGAGGTCGCTCCGGAAGTGGCCATAGCCAACGCCGTTGAACGCGATTCCCTGAAAACCATGTTCGAAATGCGCGGCTACGGCCTAACCGGCGAGCATAAGTACTGGGACGCTGCCTCAAAACATTTGGCTGACGTGGAAAAAGACTTGAAAGACGCCAGGGACCTCGCCCAGAAATACCCCCGCCTGACAAAGCTCAAGGAGAACGCCGATAAGGCCACTGCGGCTGCGGCCGAATACAAAAGATTCGCCAACCAGACTCGAGAGTTCGAAACGGCACTGGAAGCCAACAGACACACCATGGACCAGGCCGCCCAGACCTTCATAAAAAACGCCTACGACTACCTGGAAAGCCAGAACAAGGCCCTGAAGGACGTTCTCGCCCAGCCTTCGGCGGAATCCTCCAAGGTCAAGGACCGCACGGACAAGATCGAATGGATGAACGACATAATAGACGCTGGCAACGCCATCCGTCTGGCCAACTTCAAGGGCCAGGCCCTTCGAGACTTCTCCCATATTAAGGACGCGATGAAGCAGTTCGACGTCATCTTCGCCAAGGAACAGCAGATCCGGCCCCTAACCCGCCAGGAAGCCAACATCCGGCAGCTGGGCGAGGTCCGCAAGGGTGCAGAAGCATACAAGGAGGCCATGCTGGCCTTCATGAAGAACTGGCAGGCCCTGGAAGACGCCAGCAAGAAGCGCGTTGAGGCTGCGGACGCCGTGCTCAAGGCTGCGGAAGAGACCTCCACCTATGGGGTGAAGGTCACCGAGGAACTCACTGCCGAGGCTTCCCACAGCCTGTCCACCGCCTCCACCATCATGGCCATCGGTTTGCTCGTCGCGCTCATTATCGGCGTGGCTGTGGCCATTTTCATCACCAAGGGCATCACTGGCCCTGTGATCCAGGGAGTCACCTTCGCCCAGAAGATGTCCGAGGGCGACATGACCTTGGACCTGGACGTGAACCAGAAAGACGAGATCGGCATGTTGGCCGATGCTCTTCGTGAAATGACGCGCCGACTGAACGAAGTGATGGGCGAGGTGGTGGAAGGGGCCAACAACGTTGCCTCGGGCTCCCAGCAGCTCTCGGCCACCTCCGAATCGCTCTCCCAGGGGGCCTCAGAACAGGCGGCCAGCGTGGAAGAGGTCTCCTCCTCCATGGAAGAAATGGCTTCCAACATCCAGCAGAACGCGGACAACTCGGTGCAGACCGAGTCCATGGCTCTTAAAGCCGCCAAGGACGCCGAGGAAGGCGGACAGGCCGTGGCCCAGACCGTTGGCGCCATGAAGCAGATCGCCGAGAAGATCTCCATCATCGAGGAAATAGCCCGCCAGACCAACCTCCTGGCCCTGAACGCCGCCATTGAAGCGGCCCGGGCCGGAGAACACGGAAAAGGCTTCGCTGTAGTGGCCGCCGAAGTGCGGAAACTGGCCGAACGCTCCGGGCATGCTGCCGCGGAAATCTCATCCCTCTCTTCGGACTCCGTGGCCGTTGCTGAAAAAGCCGGAGTCATGCTCACAGCCATCGTCCCGGACATCAAGAAGACCGCCGAGCTGGTCCAGGAGATTTCGGCCGCCTCACGCGAGCAGAACGCCGGGGCCGACCAGATCAACAAGGCCATCCAGCAGCTCGACCAGGTCATCCAGCAAAACGCCTCGGCCTCGGAAGAGATGGCCTCCACCTCGGAGGAACTTTCCAGCCAGGCCGAACAACTCCTTTCAACCGTAAGCTTCTTCAGGCTCAAGGGAACCCAGGGCATGCGCCGCCAAGCTCCCAAGGCCCTGCCGGCCGGTCCGTCCGCGCCCAGGCCGAAAGCCGCTCCGAGAAAGCCTGCCTCGCCCAAGGGCGGAGTGGTCCTGGATCTGGCTTCGGAAACCCATGACGATGATTTTGAAAAATTCTAG
- a CDS encoding HAMP domain-containing protein, translating into MRNLKLGMKIGLGFGILILIAALLGGMAMLNMGTVGRQADRLSQEVAPAVAVANLLERHAQTAMLNTRSFNLTSDDKYWDLAVKSFADMEKDLKEAKDLAQKYPTLVALNQNTDRAAAAVAEYVRLATQTHDLDKAIIANRNVMAETANAFGKTTTAFLEYHQATLAKEMDSKLEPAKLKERLDKIGWLAEVTQITGGIRMAYWRATATRDPKVLQSILKDFDTIGVLFDKVRASTHQETNLRQVADIKKGLDTYRDGVNTVLKNWQTLDELGQKRAQASAAMVEAATAVAVAGVKETQELTTAASHSLSSASSIMAVGLLVALMLGAVVAYVITKGITGPVIQGVAFAQKMAEGDMTQSLNVNQKDEIGILADALREMTRRLNEVMSEVMEGANNVAAGSQQLSATSETLSQGAAEQAASVEEVSSSMEEMASNIQQNADNSVQTESMALKAAKDAEEGGRAVAQTVGAMKQIAEKISIIEEIARQTNLLALNAAIEAARAGEHGKGFAVVAAEVRKLAERSGHAAAEISSLSTDSVAVAEKAGTMLTAIVPDIKKTAELVQEIAAASREQNTGADQINKAIQQLDQVIQQNASASEEMASTSEELSSQAEQLLSTVSFFKLTGGHGTRRETPKALASASGPAPSKPTLAPKKKSGPKKGVVLDLGSDVTDADFEKF; encoded by the coding sequence ATGCGCAATTTAAAGCTCGGTATGAAGATTGGCCTGGGGTTCGGCATTCTCATTCTTATTGCCGCCCTGCTCGGCGGCATGGCCATGCTCAATATGGGAACAGTGGGCAGACAGGCTGACCGCCTGTCCCAGGAAGTCGCACCTGCCGTGGCCGTAGCCAACCTGCTGGAGCGCCACGCCCAGACCGCCATGCTCAACACCCGCTCCTTCAACCTGACCAGCGACGACAAATACTGGGACCTGGCAGTGAAGTCCTTCGCTGACATGGAAAAAGATCTAAAGGAAGCCAAGGACCTGGCCCAAAAGTATCCCACCCTGGTGGCCCTGAATCAGAACACGGACAGGGCCGCAGCAGCGGTGGCCGAATACGTAAGACTTGCCACCCAGACCCACGATCTGGACAAGGCCATCATCGCCAACCGCAACGTAATGGCTGAGACTGCCAACGCCTTTGGCAAGACAACCACGGCGTTCCTTGAATACCACCAGGCCACATTGGCCAAGGAAATGGATTCCAAACTCGAACCGGCCAAACTCAAGGAACGCCTGGATAAGATAGGCTGGCTAGCGGAAGTGACCCAGATCACCGGCGGCATCCGCATGGCCTATTGGCGAGCAACCGCCACACGCGACCCCAAAGTCTTGCAAAGCATCCTGAAAGACTTCGATACGATCGGCGTGCTCTTTGACAAGGTACGAGCCTCGACCCACCAGGAAACCAACCTCCGCCAAGTCGCGGACATCAAGAAGGGACTGGACACTTACAGAGACGGCGTGAACACCGTTCTCAAAAACTGGCAGACCCTGGACGAACTCGGCCAGAAACGCGCCCAGGCCAGCGCGGCTATGGTTGAGGCGGCAACGGCCGTGGCCGTGGCCGGTGTTAAGGAAACCCAGGAGCTCACCACCGCCGCCTCCCACAGTCTTTCCTCCGCCTCTTCCATCATGGCTGTGGGCCTTCTCGTGGCCCTTATGCTGGGTGCCGTGGTGGCCTACGTGATCACCAAAGGCATCACCGGACCGGTGATCCAGGGAGTGGCCTTTGCCCAGAAAATGGCTGAAGGCGACATGACCCAGAGCCTTAATGTGAACCAGAAAGACGAAATCGGCATCCTGGCCGACGCCCTGCGGGAGATGACCAGGCGCTTAAACGAGGTGATGAGCGAGGTGATGGAGGGTGCCAACAACGTGGCCGCCGGATCCCAGCAACTCTCTGCCACTTCCGAGACCCTCTCCCAAGGGGCTGCCGAGCAGGCAGCCAGTGTGGAGGAAGTTTCCTCCTCCATGGAAGAGATGGCCTCCAACATCCAGCAGAACGCGGACAACTCGGTGCAGACCGAATCCATGGCATTAAAGGCCGCCAAGGACGCCGAGGAAGGCGGCCGGGCCGTGGCACAGACCGTGGGGGCCATGAAGCAGATCGCCGAGAAGATTTCCATCATCGAGGAGATAGCCCGCCAGACCAACCTTTTGGCCTTGAACGCCGCCATCGAGGCAGCCAGGGCCGGGGAACACGGCAAGGGCTTCGCGGTTGTCGCCGCCGAGGTGCGCAAGCTGGCTGAACGCTCCGGCCACGCCGCGGCGGAAATCTCCTCCCTGTCCACAGACTCAGTGGCCGTGGCTGAAAAAGCGGGCACCATGCTCACGGCCATTGTGCCGGACATTAAGAAGACAGCCGAGCTGGTCCAGGAGATCGCGGCCGCTTCACGCGAGCAGAACACCGGAGCCGACCAGATCAACAAGGCCATCCAGCAGCTCGACCAGGTCATCCAGCAGAATGCCTCGGCATCGGAAGAGATGGCCTCCACCTCGGAAGAACTCTCCAGCCAGGCCGAACAACTGCTCTCCACCGTGAGCTTTTTCAAGCTTACCGGAGGACACGGCACGCGCAGAGAAACCCCCAAGGCCCTGGCAAGTGCGTCCGGGCCCGCTCCGTCCAAGCCCACGCTTGCGCCCAAAAAGAAGTCAGGCCCGAAAAAGGGCGTGGTGCTGGACCTTGGCAGCGACGTGACGGACGCGGATTTCGAAAAATTCTAG
- a CDS encoding chemotaxis protein CheW has protein sequence MSGTTNQFLTFTLGEEIFALDISSVREVLEYTTITKVPRTPEYIRGVINLRGRAVPVVDLRLKFGMPGTERTVDTCIIIVEVLLGGEQTVLGALADSVQEVMDIEPKDIEPAPKMGTTIKADFILGIGKHEDGFILLLDINKVFTEDELIQVAQTGDRA, from the coding sequence GTGAGTGGCACAACGAATCAGTTCCTGACCTTCACCTTGGGGGAGGAGATTTTCGCCCTGGACATCTCGTCAGTGCGCGAAGTTCTGGAATACACCACCATCACCAAGGTCCCCCGCACTCCGGAATACATCCGGGGAGTCATCAACCTCAGGGGGCGGGCGGTGCCCGTGGTGGACCTGCGGCTCAAGTTCGGCATGCCCGGAACAGAGCGCACCGTGGACACATGCATCATCATCGTGGAAGTTCTCCTCGGCGGTGAGCAGACCGTTCTCGGTGCCCTGGCCGACTCGGTGCAGGAAGTCATGGATATCGAACCCAAGGACATTGAACCCGCCCCGAAGATGGGCACGACCATCAAGGCGGATTTCATCCTGGGAATCGGCAAGCACGAGGATGGCTTCATCCTGCTTTTGGACATCAACAAGGTCTTTACCGAGGATGAACTCATCCAAGTGGCGCAAACCGGGGACCGCGCCTAA
- a CDS encoding NAD(P)-dependent glycerol-3-phosphate dehydrogenase → MNISVIGGGSWGTTLADLLAHKGLNVTIWVREMELLAEIKSKGENTWYMPGVKLSPNLQATMDLAQACEGKDLFLMAVPSQFLRSVLGEMHPMLQKNSAIVCANKGIELDTGKTMSEVCDEAMGAKKHRFAVLSGPSFAYEVIRRMPTAVSLGCKDKTLAKDVQDLFATDYFRVYTNKDVRGVELGGAVKNIIAIAAGVSDELGFGSNARAALITRGLAEMGRLGSKMGADPKTFMGLSGLGDLVLTCTGDLSRNRQVGKRLARGQKLMDILGEMKMVAEGVKTTQAVHALSKKLKVELPITEQVNAILYEDKDPAQAVRDLMTRALKDE, encoded by the coding sequence ATGAACATATCCGTTATCGGCGGCGGCAGCTGGGGGACAACCCTGGCCGACCTGCTGGCTCACAAGGGTTTGAATGTCACCATCTGGGTCCGCGAGATGGAGCTTCTGGCCGAGATCAAATCCAAGGGGGAGAACACCTGGTACATGCCTGGGGTGAAGCTCTCGCCGAATCTGCAGGCCACCATGGACCTGGCCCAAGCCTGTGAGGGCAAGGACCTGTTCCTCATGGCCGTGCCGAGCCAGTTTTTGCGTTCCGTGCTCGGGGAAATGCACCCCATGCTGCAAAAGAACTCCGCCATCGTCTGCGCCAACAAGGGCATCGAACTCGATACCGGAAAAACCATGTCCGAAGTCTGTGACGAGGCCATGGGGGCCAAAAAGCACCGCTTCGCGGTCCTTTCCGGCCCCAGCTTCGCCTATGAAGTCATCCGCCGCATGCCCACGGCCGTAAGCCTCGGCTGTAAGGACAAGACCTTGGCCAAAGACGTGCAGGACCTGTTCGCAACCGATTATTTCCGTGTCTACACCAACAAGGACGTCAGGGGCGTGGAACTGGGCGGCGCGGTAAAAAACATCATCGCCATCGCCGCGGGCGTGTCGGACGAGCTTGGTTTCGGTTCCAATGCCCGCGCGGCACTCATAACCCGAGGACTTGCGGAAATGGGCCGGCTTGGCTCCAAGATGGGAGCGGACCCCAAAACCTTCATGGGCCTCTCCGGCCTTGGCGACCTGGTGCTGACCTGCACCGGCGACCTCTCCCGCAACCGGCAGGTGGGCAAGCGTCTGGCGCGTGGCCAGAAGCTCATGGACATCCTGGGCGAGATGAAGATGGTGGCCGAGGGCGTCAAAACCACCCAGGCCGTGCATGCGCTGTCCAAGAAACTCAAGGTGGAATTGCCCATTACCGAGCAGGTCAACGCCATCCTCTACGAGGACAAGGACCCGGCCCAGGCGGTGCGCGACTTGATGACCAGGGCGCTCAAGGACGAATAA
- a CDS encoding 4Fe-4S binding protein — protein sequence MPPIVDPKKCNGCEGREESFCEEACPGDLMYVGADGKSHCHATRDCWDCMSCVKMCPRNAIETRIPYQLGYHKARLTPIMGKNSITWKCTDIKGQTVTYKYRNRLDIKD from the coding sequence ATGCCACCTATCGTCGATCCCAAGAAATGCAACGGCTGCGAAGGCCGCGAGGAATCTTTCTGCGAGGAGGCCTGCCCGGGCGATCTCATGTATGTGGGCGCGGACGGCAAGTCCCACTGCCACGCCACCCGTGACTGCTGGGACTGCATGTCCTGCGTGAAGATGTGCCCGCGGAACGCCATAGAAACCCGCATTCCTTACCAACTGGGCTACCACAAGGCGCGGCTCACGCCCATCATGGGAAAAAACAGCATCACCTGGAAGTGCACGGACATAAAAGGCCAGACAGTGACCTACAAGTATCGTAACCGTTTGGACATCAAGGACTGA
- a CDS encoding AAA family ATPase, which yields MPILPKDIYEYMAKRVLGQREVLRLISVSVYKHVSGIRAGNILLVGNSGTGKTTIMKTIHRFYMDHDEMAPYRVMAVLNANILAGEEGDIRTARLFTALEAAVKKQLGENVDRETMRQGLQNATVCLDEVDKISARISGKPNPVGIALQQALLTILEGETIMVPVTVTENGQEVATNVPVDTSKILFVCGGAFEELYDQVYGLIINRKDDRRLRETTELQRTGDGEVRVTAVTRFKLVDYLRLSDMFTYGMLPQFLSRFSSIAILDDLAKEDLVQILLAADDSPLRHCREFFASMGIDLRVTQEALDMIAEHALRNTRIGARALRELFSRIMADAEFDPFSQPKLQKSEQGHSLTIDRGMVQDRLVR from the coding sequence ATGCCCATCCTCCCCAAAGATATATACGAGTATATGGCCAAGCGGGTGCTTGGCCAGCGCGAGGTGCTGCGGCTTATTTCAGTGTCGGTGTACAAACACGTATCAGGCATTCGGGCGGGCAACATCCTTCTGGTGGGAAACTCGGGAACGGGCAAGACCACCATCATGAAGACCATCCACCGTTTCTACATGGATCATGACGAGATGGCCCCGTACAGGGTGATGGCCGTGCTCAATGCCAACATTCTGGCTGGCGAGGAAGGCGACATTCGTACCGCCAGACTGTTCACCGCCCTGGAAGCGGCCGTCAAAAAGCAGCTGGGCGAGAACGTTGACCGCGAGACCATGCGCCAGGGGCTGCAAAACGCCACGGTCTGCTTGGACGAGGTGGACAAGATATCGGCACGTATCTCCGGCAAGCCCAATCCCGTGGGCATCGCCCTGCAGCAGGCCCTGTTGACCATCCTGGAGGGCGAAACCATCATGGTGCCGGTAACGGTTACGGAGAACGGCCAGGAAGTGGCCACCAACGTGCCCGTGGACACCAGCAAGATTCTCTTTGTTTGCGGCGGAGCCTTCGAGGAACTCTACGACCAGGTCTATGGGCTCATCATAAACCGCAAGGACGACCGCAGGCTCAGGGAAACAACCGAGCTTCAGCGCACCGGAGACGGAGAGGTCCGGGTAACCGCCGTGACCCGCTTCAAGCTGGTGGATTATCTGCGCCTTTCGGACATGTTCACCTACGGAATGTTGCCGCAGTTTTTGTCGCGCTTTTCCTCAATCGCCATCCTGGACGATTTGGCCAAGGAGGACCTGGTGCAGATTCTGCTGGCTGCGGATGATTCCCCGCTCAGGCATTGCCGCGAGTTTTTCGCCTCCATGGGAATAGACCTGCGGGTGACTCAGGAGGCGTTGGATATGATTGCCGAGCATGCCCTGCGTAATACGCGCATAGGGGCAAGGGCTTTGCGGGAGCTGTTCAGCCGCATCATGGCCGACGCGGAGTTCGACCCCTTCAGCCAGCCCAAATTGCAAAAGTCCGAGCAGGGACATAGCCTCACCATTGACAGAGGAATGGTGCAGGATAGGTTGGTCAGGTAG
- a CDS encoding chemotaxis protein CheW: protein MSDTTNQFLTFTLGEEVFALDISSVREVLEYTTITKVPRTPEYIRGVINLRGRAVPVVDVRLKFGMPETARTVDTCIIIVEVTLGGEETVLGALADSVKEVMDIEPHEIEPAPKLGTSIKADFILGIGKHGEDFILLLDINKVFTDEDLAQLATIGGSGTAGTAGQDAA, encoded by the coding sequence GTGAGTGACACCACAAACCAATTCCTGACCTTCACCCTGGGCGAGGAGGTCTTCGCCCTGGACATCTCGTCCGTGCGCGAGGTGCTGGAATACACAACCATTACAAAAGTCCCCCGCACACCGGAGTACATACGGGGAGTCATCAACCTCCGGGGGAGGGCCGTGCCGGTTGTAGACGTGCGTCTCAAATTCGGCATGCCCGAGACCGCCCGCACGGTGGACACATGCATCATCATCGTGGAGGTCACCCTCGGCGGTGAGGAAACCGTGCTCGGGGCACTGGCCGACTCGGTCAAAGAGGTCATGGACATCGAGCCGCACGAAATTGAACCCGCCCCGAAACTGGGCACGTCCATCAAGGCGGACTTCATCCTGGGCATTGGCAAGCACGGAGAGGACTTCATCCTGCTTTTAGACATCAACAAGGTGTTTACCGACGAGGATCTTGCTCAATTGGCCACAATCGGCGGGAGCGGTACTGCCGGCACGGCAGGCCAGGACGCGGCATAA
- a CDS encoding Crp/Fnr family transcriptional regulator, giving the protein MDWHLIKGGFFDGLDREFTAFRELAGRRRLKKNEIIFFENDLCTRSFYLDDGSVKIFRVSLHGKEPTFFIRSPGEMFGLAEVVGGERRKCSAQAMSDGVLLEIDRDDFLKLMLHHPMLARRVIEVLGKRIRYLSGQLENLMTCGVSSRLLRLFLCLSHDEISRAKGGAVDVPVRLTQGQLASMTGSCQQTISETLTAFEQRGLIAVSRQRIRLLDPNAIMAALVETQS; this is encoded by the coding sequence ATGGACTGGCACCTGATCAAGGGGGGCTTCTTTGACGGACTGGACCGCGAGTTCACCGCGTTTCGTGAACTCGCCGGGCGCAGGCGCTTGAAGAAAAACGAAATCATTTTCTTCGAAAACGACCTGTGTACGCGTTCATTCTATCTAGACGACGGCTCTGTGAAGATTTTCAGGGTTTCCCTTCACGGCAAGGAACCAACGTTCTTCATCCGCTCTCCGGGAGAAATGTTCGGCTTGGCCGAGGTGGTGGGTGGGGAGCGCCGTAAATGCTCCGCCCAGGCCATGTCCGACGGTGTTCTTCTGGAAATCGACCGGGACGACTTTTTGAAGCTCATGCTGCACCACCCCATGCTGGCCCGCCGGGTTATCGAAGTCCTGGGCAAACGCATCCGCTACTTAAGCGGCCAGCTTGAAAACCTCATGACGTGCGGTGTTTCTTCCAGGCTGTTGAGGCTCTTCCTCTGTCTCTCTCACGACGAGATCTCCCGGGCAAAGGGAGGCGCCGTGGATGTTCCGGTACGGCTCACCCAGGGCCAGTTAGCCTCCATGACCGGGTCCTGCCAACAAACTATCAGCGAAACGTTGACCGCCTTCGAGCAGAGAGGCCTCATTGCTGTGTCGCGCCAGCGCATACGGCTGCTCGACCCGAACGCTATCATGGCGGCCCTGGTGGAAACACAATCCTGA
- a CDS encoding Bax inhibitor-1/YccA family protein: protein MYNAYNAQQTIPRAEALNAFMRGVYGWMGAGLGLTALVAVSVASSPALLKIVFNPVVLIALVIAEFALVMILSARINRMAAGTATGMFLAYSALNGMTLSSIFIVYTATSIASAFAVTAGMFIAMSVYGMVTKRDLTSLGSFLFMGLIGMVIAMVVNIFLKSSMMSFIIDCVGVLVFTGLTAYDTQRLKDMGETAPMNDSTAIRRGSILGALTLYLDFINLFLIMLRLFGGNRD, encoded by the coding sequence ATGTACAACGCCTACAACGCACAGCAGACCATCCCCCGCGCAGAGGCGCTCAATGCCTTCATGCGCGGCGTATACGGCTGGATGGGGGCGGGCCTTGGCCTTACCGCCCTGGTGGCCGTGAGCGTGGCTTCCAGCCCCGCTCTTTTGAAAATCGTCTTCAACCCGGTAGTGCTCATTGCCCTGGTGATCGCCGAGTTCGCCCTGGTGATGATCCTTTCCGCCCGCATCAACCGCATGGCAGCGGGCACCGCCACCGGCATGTTCCTGGCCTACAGCGCTCTGAACGGTATGACTCTCTCGAGCATCTTCATCGTCTACACGGCCACCTCCATCGCCTCCGCCTTCGCCGTGACAGCCGGTATGTTCATAGCCATGAGCGTCTACGGCATGGTCACCAAGCGCGACCTCACCTCCCTGGGAAGCTTCCTCTTCATGGGGCTCATCGGCATGGTGATCGCCATGGTGGTGAACATATTCCTTAAGAGCTCGATGATGAGCTTCATCATCGACTGCGTGGGCGTGCTGGTCTTCACCGGCCTTACCGCCTACGACACCCAGCGCCTGAAGGACATGGGCGAAACCGCCCCCATGAACGACTCCACCGCCATCCGCCGTGGTTCCATCCTGGGCGCGCTCACTCTTTACCTGGACTTCATAAACCTCTTCTTGATCATGCTCCGCCTTTTCGGCGGCAACCGCGACTAG
- a CDS encoding tetraacyldisaccharide 4'-kinase gives MQDIFVWQHRFRHLLAPPAALTSLAMRLRAALYARHVLPSWTPPVPAVCVGGVNSLARGKVLVTAWLMGWAEARGLHPALLAGPRDASPSDMPFLVTADTPAAQCGTDAALLARYRPGATIMADDKPGRAGKSVSKAHQPGIFILHDFSSALSIGRNAEIQLLNAHDLDKGWNRPFPAGSWREGKHALKRANAFILHIWPDELPLRKTLAERRLAHLGKPIFTVHPRIWRLRQATGETATDLGGEPYLLVTAESNQDVAAKAAQAFIGLPPRLRIVFPDSHRFTNQDQDQIAADAARIRAPHVLATPEAALRLASVPGRTLWTYDPDVVLGACLVTGQNFLPWWETCWTELSVR, from the coding sequence ATGCAGGACATCTTCGTCTGGCAACACCGTTTCCGCCATCTGCTCGCCCCTCCGGCCGCGCTGACCTCTCTTGCCATGCGCCTGCGCGCGGCCCTTTACGCGCGCCACGTCCTCCCTTCCTGGACCCCGCCTGTTCCTGCGGTCTGCGTGGGGGGAGTTAATTCCCTGGCCCGGGGAAAGGTTCTGGTGACAGCCTGGCTTATGGGCTGGGCCGAGGCACGGGGGCTTCATCCCGCACTCCTGGCCGGGCCGCGCGACGCCTCACCAAGCGACATGCCCTTTTTGGTAACAGCCGATACCCCGGCTGCGCAGTGCGGTACTGACGCGGCCCTTCTGGCGCGCTACCGGCCAGGAGCGACAATAATGGCCGACGACAAGCCCGGGCGGGCGGGGAAATCGGTCTCCAAGGCGCACCAACCAGGGATATTCATTCTCCACGACTTTTCCTCAGCGCTTTCCATTGGCCGGAACGCGGAAATCCAACTGCTGAACGCACACGACCTGGACAAAGGCTGGAACCGGCCGTTCCCGGCGGGTTCCTGGCGGGAGGGCAAGCACGCCCTGAAAAGGGCCAACGCCTTCATACTGCACATCTGGCCGGACGAACTTCCGCTGCGCAAAACCCTGGCCGAACGCCGGCTGGCGCATCTGGGCAAGCCGATCTTCACCGTGCATCCTCGCATATGGCGCTTGCGCCAAGCCACTGGCGAGACAGCCACCGACCTGGGAGGGGAGCCGTACCTGCTCGTTACTGCCGAATCCAACCAGGACGTGGCTGCCAAGGCCGCACAGGCATTCATCGGCCTGCCCCCCAGATTGCGCATCGTCTTCCCGGACTCGCATCGCTTCACCAACCAGGACCAGGACCAGATCGCCGCGGATGCCGCACGCATACGCGCCCCCCACGTGCTGGCAACGCCCGAGGCCGCCCTTCGCCTGGCCTCGGTGCCCGGCAGGACCCTCTGGACCTACGACCCCGATGTGGTGCTGGGCGCCTGCCTCGTAACCGGGCAGAATTTCTTGCCCTGGTGGGAAACATGCTGGACTGAACTGTCCGTCCGTTAA